One stretch of Marinobacterium iners DNA includes these proteins:
- a CDS encoding FAD-dependent oxidoreductase, which translates to MKKLLILAILAAVAGAFFMLDLHHWLTLEGLKSGLGQFEQWRSQFPLITAGAFFTLYVVVTALSLPGAAVMTVAAGALFGLLQGTVLVSFASTIGATLAFLVSRYLLRDSVQQRFGSRLAAINRGIERDGAFYLFTLRLVPAFPFFLINLLMGLTPIKAWTFYWVSQIGMLAGTLVYVNAGTQIAQLESLSGILSPDLLISFALLGLFPLLAKKVTGLIQRRRVYARWKKPARFDRNLIVIGAGAGGLVSSYIAAAVNAKVTLIEAHKMGGDCLNYGCVPSKALIKSARVAHQMKHAERYGLEATNPSFSFRTVMARIHEVIRQVEPHDSVERYTGLGVEVLQGHASLIDPWTVEIRLHDGSRQRLTARSIILATGASPVVPPLPGLDETGYVTSDTLWDRFAELDIPPKRLIVLGGGPIGCELAQSFARLGSNVTQVQRGTRLLPREDEEVAQLVQASMQADGVKVLTGHAALRTELREGRKFLICEHQEQETALEFDQLLIAVGRQPRLTGYGLETLGIETRRTVVTNDYLETLYPNIYAVGDVAGPYQFTHTAAHQAWYAAVNALFGQFKRFRADYRVIPWTTFTDPEVARVGLSEQEAIDQGVAYEVTRYDLDDLDRAITESERTGFVKVLTAPGKDRILGVYIAGSHAGELLAEFVLAMKHGLGLNKVLGTIHTYPTWAEANKYAAGEWKKAHAPEAAMKWLQRYHAWRRG; encoded by the coding sequence ATGAAAAAACTGCTGATACTGGCCATCCTTGCAGCCGTTGCCGGTGCTTTCTTTATGCTGGATCTGCACCACTGGCTGACACTGGAAGGGCTTAAGTCGGGCCTGGGTCAGTTCGAGCAGTGGCGCAGTCAGTTTCCACTGATTACGGCTGGTGCCTTTTTTACCCTGTATGTGGTGGTTACAGCATTGTCGCTGCCCGGTGCGGCTGTGATGACTGTTGCCGCAGGTGCCCTGTTCGGTTTGCTGCAGGGCACAGTACTAGTGTCGTTTGCATCCACCATCGGCGCCACACTGGCGTTTCTGGTGTCGCGCTATCTGCTGCGTGATTCGGTACAGCAGCGTTTCGGTTCACGACTGGCAGCCATCAATCGCGGTATTGAGCGAGACGGGGCGTTCTACCTGTTCACCCTGAGGCTGGTACCGGCATTTCCCTTTTTCCTGATCAACCTGCTGATGGGCCTCACGCCGATCAAGGCCTGGACCTTCTACTGGGTCAGCCAGATCGGCATGCTGGCCGGCACGCTGGTCTACGTGAATGCCGGCACCCAGATTGCCCAGCTTGAAAGCCTGTCCGGCATTCTCTCGCCTGATCTGCTAATCTCCTTCGCGCTGCTGGGCCTGTTCCCGCTGCTGGCGAAGAAGGTGACTGGATTGATTCAGCGCCGCCGGGTTTATGCCCGCTGGAAAAAACCGGCGCGCTTTGACCGTAACCTGATCGTGATCGGCGCGGGCGCCGGGGGGTTAGTGTCGTCCTACATCGCGGCCGCCGTGAACGCCAAAGTGACCCTGATCGAAGCCCACAAAATGGGCGGCGACTGCCTCAACTACGGCTGCGTCCCCAGCAAGGCGCTGATCAAGAGCGCCCGTGTAGCCCATCAGATGAAGCACGCCGAGCGCTATGGTCTTGAAGCGACCAACCCGAGTTTTTCCTTCCGTACCGTCATGGCACGTATCCATGAGGTGATCCGTCAGGTAGAGCCCCATGACAGCGTTGAGCGCTATACCGGGCTGGGTGTCGAAGTCCTTCAGGGGCATGCCAGCCTGATTGATCCCTGGACGGTGGAGATCCGCCTGCACGATGGGAGCCGCCAGCGTCTGACTGCCCGCAGCATCATTCTCGCCACCGGCGCCAGCCCGGTCGTGCCGCCACTGCCGGGACTGGACGAGACCGGCTATGTCACCAGCGATACCCTGTGGGACAGGTTTGCAGAACTGGATATCCCACCGAAGCGACTGATCGTGTTGGGTGGCGGCCCCATCGGCTGTGAGCTGGCACAAAGCTTTGCGCGCCTGGGCTCGAACGTGACACAGGTGCAGCGCGGCACACGCCTGCTGCCGCGTGAGGATGAGGAAGTGGCCCAGCTGGTGCAGGCCTCCATGCAGGCCGACGGCGTAAAGGTGCTGACCGGACACGCCGCCCTGCGCACCGAGTTGCGCGAAGGGCGCAAGTTCCTGATCTGCGAGCATCAGGAACAGGAAACAGCACTGGAATTCGATCAGTTGCTGATCGCCGTAGGCCGACAGCCACGCCTCACCGGTTATGGACTGGAGACACTGGGGATCGAAACCCGGCGCACAGTCGTCACCAACGACTATCTGGAAACCCTCTACCCCAATATCTATGCCGTGGGTGATGTGGCCGGACCCTATCAGTTCACCCATACGGCGGCACATCAGGCGTGGTACGCCGCCGTCAATGCCCTGTTCGGGCAGTTCAAGCGCTTTCGTGCCGACTACCGCGTGATTCCCTGGACCACCTTCACCGACCCTGAAGTGGCACGGGTGGGCCTGAGCGAGCAGGAGGCCATTGATCAGGGCGTCGCGTATGAGGTGACCCGTTATGATCTGGATGATCTGGATCGCGCCATTACCGAGAGCGAACGCACTGGCTTCGTCAAGGTGCTCACGGCACCGGGCAAGGATCGCATTCTCGGCGTCTATATCGCGGGCAGTCATGCTGGTGAACTGCTGGCCGAGTTTGTGCTGGCGATGAAGCACGGACTGGGGCTGAACAAGGTACTGGGCACCATTCATACCTACCCCACCTGGGCCGAAGCCAACAAGTATGCCGCCGGCGAATGGAAAAAGGCACATGCCCCCGAAGCCGCCATGAAATGGCTGCAGCGCTACCATGCCTGGAGGAGAGGCTGA
- the arsS gene encoding arsenosugar biosynthesis radical SAM (seleno)protein ArsS (Some members of this family are selenoproteins.), with the protein MLSTIELLEVTDFPTIRRDRTQTLQVNLGYRCNQTCVHCHVNAGPNRTEMMSDALIDLIPQVLKTRKIDTLDLTGGAPEMHPRFRELVRAARALGVKVIDRCNLTILFEKDQTGLAEFLAEQQVEIVASLPCYSVENVDKQRGKGVFDLSIAGLQKLNALGYGQPGSGLVLNLVYNPQGPSLPPPQQALEADYTRELAEHFGIVFNQLFTITNMPIKRFGSMLLSKGQFEPYMQLLKDNFSQTNLDNLMCRSTLSVDWQGRLYDCDFNQQLEMPVPGTQRHLEDLLNADLAGSTICTGDHCYGCTAGQGSSCGGAIGDKG; encoded by the coding sequence ATGCTGTCGACCATAGAACTGCTGGAAGTGACCGACTTTCCCACGATACGCCGCGACAGAACACAGACCCTGCAGGTCAATTTGGGCTATCGCTGTAACCAGACCTGTGTGCATTGCCACGTCAATGCCGGCCCCAATCGTACCGAGATGATGAGCGATGCGTTGATTGACCTGATCCCTCAGGTACTGAAAACACGCAAAATCGACACTCTGGATCTGACCGGCGGCGCACCGGAAATGCACCCGCGCTTTCGCGAACTGGTACGCGCTGCGCGTGCGCTGGGCGTGAAGGTGATCGACCGCTGCAACCTGACCATTCTGTTTGAAAAAGATCAGACCGGCCTGGCCGAGTTTCTCGCCGAACAGCAGGTGGAGATCGTGGCCTCCCTGCCCTGCTACTCGGTTGAAAACGTGGACAAACAGCGCGGCAAGGGAGTGTTTGACCTGAGCATTGCAGGGCTGCAGAAACTGAACGCACTTGGTTATGGCCAGCCCGGTTCCGGTTTGGTGCTCAACCTGGTCTACAACCCGCAGGGGCCTTCTCTGCCACCGCCACAGCAGGCACTGGAAGCCGATTACACGCGTGAGCTGGCCGAACACTTCGGTATTGTCTTCAATCAGCTGTTCACCATCACCAACATGCCGATCAAGCGGTTCGGCTCCATGCTGCTGTCCAAAGGTCAGTTTGAGCCCTACATGCAACTGCTGAAGGACAATTTCAGCCAGACCAATCTGGACAATCTGATGTGCCGCAGCACCCTCAGCGTTGACTGGCAGGGCCGGTTGTATGACTGCGACTTCAACCAGCAGCTGGAAATGCCTGTACCGGGCACGCAACGCCACCTTGAGGATTTGCTCAACGCCGATCTGGCCGGCAGCACGATCTGCACCGGCGACCACTGCTATGGCTGTACCGCCGGTCAGGGCAGCAGCTGTGGTGGCGCCATTGGAGACAAGGGATGA
- a CDS encoding zf-HC2 domain-containing protein produces MMNCRQATALLSQALDRELTLAERAELKVHLMMCSGCRNFGQQMHELRDITRLYAKGSSTEKNCDDEL; encoded by the coding sequence ATGATGAACTGCAGACAGGCCACTGCACTGCTGTCACAGGCGCTGGATCGAGAGCTGACCCTTGCAGAACGTGCCGAGCTGAAAGTCCACCTGATGATGTGTTCCGGTTGCCGCAATTTTGGACAACAGATGCATGAACTGCGCGACATCACTCGGCTGTACGCAAAGGGCAGCTCCACTGAAAAAAACTGTGATGACGAGCTGTAA
- a CDS encoding sigma-70 family RNA polymerase sigma factor, whose protein sequence is MSDENAPQGLQDPEFLAELRLQMLKFATLQLKDAVLAEDAVQEAMLGALKNGSAFKRQAALKTWVFAVLKHKVVDLLRQQQRYVSQDRDTDTNDEGWMDSLFNGRGHWHRTQRPVKWQQPDLDIERSHFWRVFDICLNALPEHYARFFMMREFLELSTTEICHTESISENNLNVTLYRARMKLRQCLDNGWFQKGDTP, encoded by the coding sequence ATGTCAGACGAAAATGCCCCGCAGGGGCTGCAGGATCCCGAATTCCTCGCAGAGTTGCGCCTTCAGATGCTGAAATTTGCCACTCTGCAATTGAAGGACGCGGTATTGGCTGAGGATGCGGTGCAGGAAGCCATGCTCGGCGCACTCAAGAACGGTTCGGCCTTCAAGCGTCAGGCCGCCCTCAAAACCTGGGTGTTTGCCGTTCTCAAGCACAAAGTTGTTGATCTGCTGCGGCAGCAACAGCGTTATGTCAGTCAGGACAGGGATACCGATACAAACGATGAGGGCTGGATGGATAGCCTGTTCAACGGTCGCGGGCACTGGCATCGCACCCAGCGGCCGGTTAAATGGCAGCAGCCTGACCTGGACATTGAGAGAAGCCACTTCTGGCGGGTATTCGACATCTGCCTGAACGCCTTGCCCGAGCACTATGCCCGTTTTTTCATGATGCGCGAATTTCTTGAACTGTCCACGACCGAAATCTGTCACACCGAGTCAATCAGCGAAAACAACCTGAACGTAACGCTCTATCGGGCGCGCATGAAGCTGCGTCAATGTCTCGATAACGGCTGGTTTCAGAAAGGAGACACACCATGA
- a CDS encoding metalloregulator ArsR/SmtB family transcription factor: MKTRVLFLCSANSARSQMAEVLLRHFGGDRFDVFSAGTEPSTVDPRTLEALKGFGLEAQGLVSKSVERLGDQHFDYVISLCDKAHRECRYWPGGGVVMAWEFPDPKASNDPKAFERTLQEISERIRLFMLVNSKDVNSQVKVLQPLEFYKSLADETRLLSLLLIEQEGELCVCELMAALDLPQPKISRHLGQLRKAGLLLDRRQGQWVFYRLHPLLHDWMRDVLRQTREHGTRMLQQPLARLEAMGDRPSKGGNVCGTALAG, translated from the coding sequence ATGAAAACACGTGTCCTTTTCCTTTGTTCGGCCAACTCCGCCCGCTCACAGATGGCTGAAGTGCTGCTGCGTCATTTCGGCGGTGATCGATTTGACGTATTCAGTGCCGGCACAGAGCCCTCAACGGTCGATCCCCGTACCCTGGAGGCGCTGAAGGGCTTCGGACTGGAGGCTCAGGGGCTTGTCTCAAAGTCGGTTGAGCGCCTTGGAGATCAGCATTTCGATTATGTGATCAGCCTGTGCGACAAGGCGCATCGTGAGTGTCGATACTGGCCCGGCGGTGGTGTGGTGATGGCCTGGGAGTTCCCGGATCCCAAGGCGAGCAATGATCCGAAAGCGTTTGAACGTACCCTGCAGGAGATCAGCGAGCGAATCCGTCTGTTCATGCTGGTGAACAGCAAGGACGTGAACTCGCAGGTGAAGGTGTTGCAGCCGCTGGAGTTCTACAAGTCACTGGCGGATGAAACGCGCCTGCTCAGCTTGCTGTTGATTGAGCAGGAGGGTGAGCTGTGTGTGTGTGAGCTGATGGCCGCACTGGACCTGCCGCAGCCGAAAATTTCACGCCATCTTGGCCAGCTGCGCAAGGCGGGGCTGCTGCTGGACCGTCGCCAGGGACAGTGGGTGTTTTACCGGCTCCATCCCCTGTTGCATGACTGGATGCGGGACGTACTGCGCCAGACACGTGAGCACGGCACTCGTATGCTGCAGCAGCCACTGGCGCGTCTGGAGGCGATGGGAGATCGCCCAAGCAAGGGTGGCAATGTCTGCGGTACGGCGTTGGCCGGTTAA
- a CDS encoding permease codes for MYKQLLGLYDSNRREGNLLFLMLAAFLAIYFVPAGTARFDNAVLEAVRLTNWYAREHVILCLLPAFLIAGAMAVYISQGAVMRYLGPDASKPVAFSVASVSGTLLAVCSCTVLPLFGGIYKRGAGLGAAIAFLYSGPAINVMAVVVTAKVLGAEIGIARAVGAILFALVIGTIMHLIYRREEAERSVKSSRGFEGESGDRPMGVVVGFFALMVGILVFANWAAADSETWMVIYEWKWPITAVLASLLAALLVWRWHWPAHQLLLLGTVVLVAAWLVPAAPELPFAIGIAGLMIIASLREQDREWAVQSWDFAKQILPLLLAGVFVAGFALGRPGSEGIIPSQWVAAAVGDNSLMSTILASFLGALMYFSTLTEVPIVEALMGAGMGKGPALALLLAGPALSLPNMLVIRTILGTEKTLVYCALVVVMATITGYVYGNLWHA; via the coding sequence GTGTACAAGCAACTGTTAGGGCTCTATGACAGTAACCGGCGTGAAGGCAATCTGCTGTTTCTCATGCTGGCGGCCTTTCTCGCCATCTATTTTGTACCGGCGGGTACGGCGCGCTTTGACAATGCCGTACTTGAAGCGGTGCGCCTGACCAACTGGTATGCGCGTGAACATGTCATCCTCTGTCTGCTGCCCGCGTTTTTGATCGCAGGCGCCATGGCGGTCTATATCAGTCAGGGTGCCGTGATGCGTTACCTTGGGCCTGATGCATCCAAGCCGGTCGCGTTCAGCGTGGCCTCCGTTTCGGGCACCTTGCTGGCGGTGTGCTCCTGTACGGTACTGCCGCTGTTCGGCGGCATCTACAAGCGGGGCGCGGGTCTTGGGGCCGCGATCGCCTTTCTCTATTCCGGCCCGGCAATCAATGTGATGGCGGTGGTGGTGACGGCCAAGGTACTCGGTGCCGAGATCGGTATCGCCCGTGCTGTGGGTGCCATTCTGTTTGCGCTGGTGATCGGCACCATCATGCATCTGATTTACCGCAGGGAGGAAGCAGAGCGCTCAGTGAAGAGCAGCCGAGGTTTTGAGGGTGAGTCGGGCGATCGCCCCATGGGAGTTGTGGTTGGTTTCTTTGCCCTGATGGTCGGGATTCTGGTATTTGCCAACTGGGCGGCGGCCGACAGTGAGACATGGATGGTGATTTATGAATGGAAGTGGCCGATCACCGCCGTGCTGGCATCACTGCTGGCTGCGCTGCTGGTCTGGCGTTGGCACTGGCCGGCTCATCAGTTGTTGCTGCTGGGCACCGTGGTACTGGTGGCGGCCTGGCTTGTGCCTGCGGCCCCCGAACTGCCGTTTGCCATCGGCATTGCCGGCTTGATGATCATTGCGAGCCTGCGCGAGCAGGATCGGGAGTGGGCCGTGCAAAGCTGGGACTTTGCCAAACAGATCCTGCCATTGCTGCTGGCCGGGGTATTTGTCGCCGGCTTTGCGCTGGGGCGGCCGGGCAGTGAAGGCATCATCCCGTCACAATGGGTGGCGGCTGCAGTGGGTGACAACAGCTTGATGTCTACCATTCTCGCCTCTTTCCTTGGTGCCCTGATGTACTTCTCGACACTGACTGAAGTGCCGATCGTCGAAGCACTGATGGGAGCCGGAATGGGCAAGGGGCCCGCGCTGGCCCTGCTGCTGGCGGGCCCGGCACTGTCACTGCCCAACATGCTGGTGATCCGCACCATTCTGGGCACCGAGAAAACACTGGTCTACTGTGCACTGGTTGTCGTGATGGCCACCATCACCGGTTATGTATACGGCAACCTCTGGCATGCCTGA
- a CDS encoding thioredoxin family protein — MKFTIYGSGCAKCKQLTENAEQAANAKGIHFEIEKVTDTNAIIDAGVMRTPALAIDDEIMVEGKVASPDEIQKLLG, encoded by the coding sequence ATGAAATTCACCATTTACGGCAGTGGTTGTGCCAAATGCAAACAGCTGACTGAAAACGCTGAGCAGGCCGCTAACGCCAAGGGAATCCACTTCGAGATCGAAAAGGTCACCGATACCAATGCCATTATCGATGCGGGTGTCATGCGCACACCGGCGCTGGCGATTGATGATGAGATTATGGTCGAAGGCAAAGTGGCCAGTCCGGACGAGATTCAGAAATTGCTGGGGTAA
- the arsB gene encoding ACR3 family arsenite efflux transporter: MGIFERYMTLWVALCILAGVVLGNLVPGLFGAVAELEFAHVNLVVAVFIWVMIYPMMVQIDFSSIKDVGKKPKGLVLTLIINWLIKPFTMAALGWLFFRVIFADWVDPQTAGEYIAGMILLGVAPCTAMVFVWSQLTKGDPNYTLVQVSVNDIIMIFAFAPIAAFLLGVSDIHVPWETLLLSVVLYVVLPLVAGVLTRHWLERKGDGARLDSLLHVLKPWSILGLLATVVLLFGFQAETIIAQPLSIGMIAIPLLIQTYGIFIIAYAAAYWLRLPHNVAAPACMIGTSNFFELAVAVAISLFGLHSGAALATVVGVLVEVPVMLSLVAIVNRTRHWFTGM; this comes from the coding sequence ATGGGTATTTTTGAACGTTATATGACCCTGTGGGTTGCACTGTGCATTCTCGCCGGCGTGGTGCTGGGCAACCTGGTTCCGGGCCTCTTTGGTGCGGTGGCAGAGCTGGAGTTTGCCCACGTCAATCTGGTAGTGGCGGTGTTCATCTGGGTGATGATCTACCCGATGATGGTGCAGATCGACTTCAGCTCGATCAAGGATGTGGGCAAGAAACCAAAGGGGTTGGTGCTGACACTGATCATCAACTGGCTGATCAAGCCCTTTACCATGGCCGCGCTGGGCTGGCTGTTTTTCCGTGTGATTTTTGCCGACTGGGTCGATCCGCAAACGGCGGGCGAGTATATCGCCGGCATGATTCTGCTTGGCGTGGCACCCTGTACCGCGATGGTGTTCGTCTGGAGCCAGCTGACCAAGGGTGATCCCAACTACACGCTGGTGCAGGTATCGGTGAACGATATCATCATGATCTTCGCCTTTGCGCCGATCGCTGCCTTTCTGCTGGGTGTCAGCGATATCCATGTACCCTGGGAAACCCTGCTGCTGTCGGTGGTGCTCTATGTGGTGTTGCCGCTGGTGGCGGGGGTATTGACCCGTCACTGGCTGGAGCGCAAGGGCGACGGCGCCCGTCTGGACAGCTTGCTGCATGTACTCAAGCCCTGGTCGATTCTGGGCCTGCTGGCTACGGTGGTGCTGCTGTTCGGTTTTCAGGCGGAAACCATCATCGCCCAGCCACTCAGTATCGGCATGATCGCCATTCCGCTGCTGATCCAGACCTATGGCATCTTCATCATCGCTTATGCCGCTGCCTACTGGCTGCGACTGCCGCATAACGTGGCAGCTCCGGCCTGCATGATCGGTACTTCCAACTTCTTCGAACTGGCCGTGGCTGTAGCGATCTCCCTGTTTGGCCTGCACTCGGGCGCAGCTTTGGCCACCGTGGTGGGCGTGCTGGTGGAAGTGCCGGTGATGCTGTCACTGGTGGCAATTGTCAATCGCACTCGGCACTGGTTCACCGGAATGTAA